The Petrotoga miotherma DSM 10691 genome includes a region encoding these proteins:
- the rplS gene encoding 50S ribosomal protein L19, whose product MDKIINAVETNYKKEDIPEIRPGDTVRVNVKVVEGEGERKRERIQPFEGIVIKIRGAGLGRSFTVRKIGADRVGVERIFPFHSPSISSVEVLKKGKVRRAKLYYLRDVKGKIRIKERKD is encoded by the coding sequence ATGGACAAAATCATAAATGCAGTAGAAACAAATTATAAAAAAGAAGATATCCCTGAAATTAGACCAGGTGATACCGTAAGAGTCAACGTGAAAGTTGTGGAAGGAGAAGGTGAAAGAAAAAGAGAAAGAATCCAACCTTTTGAAGGAATAGTAATAAAAATAAGAGGTGCTGGTCTTGGGCGTTCTTTCACTGTTAGGAAAATAGGTGCGGATAGAGTAGGCGTTGAAAGAATCTTTCCGTTTCATTCTCCATCTATAAGCAGCGTAGAGGTCTTGAAAAAAGGTAAAGTCAGAAGGGCTAAACTCTATTACCTCAGGGATGTTAAAGGAAAGATAAGGATTAAAGAAAGGAAGGATTGA